The Streptococcus gwangjuense nucleotide sequence ATAATGGCTCCAGCGATAATAGCAGGAAAGGCAGTTCGATTTTGCGTAAAGTTCAAACCGAAGAGATTACCAAAGCCTGCAATCACACAGAATACTTTCAACCAATTCAACTTGGTCGTTGTAAACAGATAGAAAGCAATCATGATACAGAAACAACAAATAATTCCATAATAATTAGGATTAAAGAAGGTCACTTCTGCACGATTCTGATGCCACACCTGCATATTGGGTGAAAGAAAAGCATAGTTGAATTTCTTCACAATTTGGAAATGTTCTAAACTCGCAAAAGCAGCTGACAAGACGCTACCAAACAAGACGAGCTGCAAAATCAATCGAAAGAATTTATGTGATAAAATCGACTGATAGTGCAAAAAGAAAACAGTAAATAGAAAAATTCCTACTGAAGCCACAACTCCCATCCAATTTTGTGCAAAAACGGATATAACAGTACTATAGCCAAGAAAAAGAAGCAGCATCGGATGCTCCCCCATTTTCTGAAGAATACTTTTCATGTCTCCTGTAAAAATCAAACTAATAATATATAAACAGAATACAACTACAAAAAGATAAAAGGGTAAAAAGATACTCAGGATAATTCCCAATAAAATCAGCTCTTTACTAGACAACCCTTTCAGCTTTTCAATAAAGCCTATTGATTTCAAAACGAATCCTTTCTCTCCAAATCAATTGATTCAGATAATAGTAAGCTACCCTTTATTGTACCACTTTTTTAGCAATTTGAAAACAAAGGAAACGTTTACTAGGTAAAAAAGGGAGCAAAAATACTGATATTTCAAAACTCAAACTTAATGACTAGATTTACTATAAGAAAATCATACCGTAAAGACTAGGTATATGTTAAAATAGTAGTAATATAATAAGATTTTGACCAACTACCCAAACTATATTTAAATCATTTACAATTTCTAAAGAAAGGAAACACTATGAAATCATACCAAGCCGTCTACCAAATTCTAGCTAAAGAAACCGATTATATCAGCGGAGAAAAGATTGCAGAAGAACTATCACTGACTCGAACATCAATTTGGAAAGCCATCAAGCGTTTAGAACAAGAAGGCATTGAAATTGATAGTATCAAAAACAAAGGCTATAAACTGGTGAATGGAGACCTTATTCTTCCAGAACTTCTAGAACAAAATCTTCCAATTAAAATCAGTTTTAAACCCGAAACAAGATCAACACAACTCGATGCAAAAGAAGCAATTGATTTAGGAAATGAAGCAAACACCCTCTATCTAGCTTCCTATCAAACAGCTGGTCGAGGCCGTTTTCAACGTTCTTTCTACTCACCCCAAGGTGGCATTTATATGACACTCCATCTTAAACCCAATCTCCCATATGACCAATTACCATCCTACACACTACTTGTAGCAGGAGCTATCTACAAAGCCATTAAGAACCTAACTTTAATAGATGTCGACATAAAATGGGTCAATGATATCTACCTCAAAAATCATAAAATTGGAGGAATCCTCACTGAAGCAATGACCTCTGTAGAAACTGGCTTAGTCACAGATATCATTATTGGAGTAGGAATCAACTTTACTATTAAAGACTTCCCTCAAGAATTAAAAGAAAAAGCTGCTAGTTTATTTAAAGTACCAGCACCTATAACAAGAAATGAATTAATCATAGAGATCTGGCGTGCTTTCTTCGAAACACCTGCAGAAGAGCTATTATACCTATACAAAAAACAGTCCTTCGTTCTAGGAAAAGAAGTGACTTTTACACTAGATCAAAAAGACTACAAAGGACTTGCTAAAGATATCTCAGAAAATGGCAAACTTTTAGTTCAATGTGATAACGGAAAAGAAATATGGCTCAATAGCGGAGAAATTTCACTCAAGAGTTGGAAGTAGTAATAAACAAGCAAAACCATAAAATCAACAATATATATAAATTTTAGTATTTCTTCAGCCCCATACAGTTGACAAAGAGCGCAAAAAAACTTCAGATAAGTAATCCAATTAAGTTTTACAAATCTGAAGTTTTTATTCTACTATTCTTAAAAATACAAAAAAAGAGTTATAAACTCTCAATAAAACGGAGAATAAGGGATTCGAACCCTTGCGCCAGTTACCCGACCTAACGATTTAGCAAACCGTCCTCTTCAGCCTCTTGAGTAATTCTCCTATTAATGGGCACGAGTGGACTCGAACCACCGACCTCACGCTTATCAGGCGTGCGCTCTAACCACCTGAGCTACGCGCCCAAGTTAAAAACTTGGTAATTTGAACAAAGTTCAAAGCGGGTGACGAGAATCGAACTCGCGACAACAGCTTGGAAGGCTGTAGTTTTACCACTAAACTACACCCGCATAAATACTATAAATAAAAATGGCGCGAGACGGAATCGAACCGCCGACACATGGAGCTTCAATCCATTGCTCTACCAACTGAGCTACCGAGCCTTATTGCGGGAGCAGGATTTGAACCTACGACCTTCGGGTTATGAGCCCGACGAGCTACCGAGCTGCTCCATCCCGCGTTAATACAAAAGGAGGATGTGGGATTCGAACCCACGCACGCTTTTACACGCCTGACGGTTTTCAAGACCGTTCCCTTCAGCCGGACTTGGGTAATCCTCCATACTATTCAAATGGACCTTGTAGGACTTGAACCTACGACCACTCGGTTATGAGCCGAGAGCTCTAACCAGCTGAGCTAAAGGTCCAACAAGATCATTATAGCGGCGAAGGGGATCGAACCCCCGACCTCCCGGGTATGAACCGGACGCTCTAGCCAGCTGAGCTACACCGCCATATATCGGGAAGACAGGATTCGAACCTGCGACACCTTGGTCCCAAACCAAGTACTCTACCAAGCTGAGCTACTTCCCGAGTTAAATAGAAAAATGCACCCTAGAGGAGTCGAACCTCTAACCGCCTGATTCGTAGTCAGGTACTCTATCCAGTTGAGCTAAGGGTGCTCATTATATTATGCCGAGGACCGGAATCGAACCGGTACGATCGTTACCAATCGCAGGATTTTAAGTCCTGTGCGTCTGCCAGTTCCGCCACCCCGGCCTCTCTAAGCGAACGACGGGATTCGAACCCGCGACCCCCACCTTGGCAAGGTGGTGTTCTACCACTGAACTACGTTCGCACTGTTTTCTTCTATCTAAAAATGCCGGCTACATGACTTGAACACGCGACCCTCTGATTACAAATCAGATGCTCTACCAACTGAGCTAAGCCGGCTCATTTATTATATCTTAATGCGGGTTAAGGGACTTGAACCCCCACGCCGTTAAGCGCCAGATCCTAAATCTGGTGCGTCTGCCAATTCCGCCAAACCCGCATATATGACCCGTACTGGGCTCGAACCAGTGACCCATTGATTAAAAGTCAATTGCTCTACCAACTGAGCTAACGAGTCTAAAATAACTTCCGTTATCTTAAACGGTCCCGACGGGAATCGAACCCGCGATCTTCGCCGTGACAGGGCGACGTGATAACCGCTACACTACGGGACCTATGGGAGTTAACGGGATCGAACCGCTGACCCTCTGCTTGTAAGGCAGATGCTCTCCCAGCTGAGCTAAACTCCCTAGAGCTAAGCGACTTCCATATCTCACAGGGGGCAACCCCCAACTACTTCCGGCGTTCTAGGGCTTAACTTCTGTGTTCGGCATGGGTACAGGTGTATCTCCTAGGCTATCGTCACTTAACTCTGAGTAATACCTACTCAAAATTGAATATCTATTCAAACTAAGAAAACCGTTCGCTTTCATATTCTCAGTTACTTTGGATAAGTCCTCGAGCTATTAGTATTAGTCCGCTACATGTGTCGCCACACTTCCACTTCTAACCTATCTACCTGATCATCTCTCAGGGCTCTTACTGATATAAAATCATGGGAAATCTCATCTTGAGGTGGGTTTCACACTTAGATGCTTTCAGCGTTTATCCCTTCCCTACATAGCTACCCAGCGATGCCTTTGGCAAGACAACTGGTACACCAGCGGTAAGTCCACTCTGGTCCTCTCGTACTAGGAGCAGATCCTCTCAAATTTCCTACGCCCGCGACGGATAGGGACCGAACTGTCTCACGACGTTCTGAACCCAGCTCGCGTGCCGCTTTAATGGGCGAACAGCCCAACCCTTGGGACCGACTACAGCCCCAGGATGCGACGAGCCGACATCGAGGTGCCAAACCTCCCCGTCGATGTGAACTCTTGGGGGAGATAAGCCTGTTATCCCCAGGGTAGCTTTTATCCGTTGAGCGATGGCCCTTCCATACGGAACCACCGGATCACTAAGCCCGACTTTCGTCCCTGCTCGAGTTGTAGCTCTCGCAGTCAAGCTCCCTTATACCTTTACACTCTGCGAATGATTTCCAACCATTCTGAGGGAACCTTTGGGCGCCTCCGTTACCTTTTAGGAGGCGACCGCCCCAGTCAAACTGCCCGTCAGACACTGTCTCCGATAGGGATCACCTATCCGGGTTAGAGTGGCCATAACACAAGGGTAGTATCCCAACAACGTCTCCTTCGAAACTGGCGTCCCGATCTCATAGACTCCTACCTATCCTGTACATGTGGTACAGACACTCAATATCAAACTGCAGTAAAGCTCCATGGGGTCTTTCCGTCCTGTCGCGGGTAACCTGCATCTTCACAGGTACTAAAATTTCACCGAGTCTCTCGTTGAGACAGTGCCCAAATCATTACGCCTTTCGTGCGGGTCGGAACTTACCCGACAAGGAATTTCGCTACCTTAGGACCGTTATAGTTACGGCCGCCGTTTACTGGGGCTTCAATTCATACCTTCGCTTACGCTAAGCACTCCTCTTAACCTTCCAGCACCGGGCAGGCGTCACCCCCTATACATCATCTTACGATTTAGCAGAGAGCTGTGTTTTTGATAAACAGTTGCTTGGGCCTATTCACTGCGGCTGACGTAAAGTCAGCACCCCTTCTCCCGAAGTTACGGGGTCATTTTGCCGAGTTCCTTAACGAGAGTTCTCTCGCTCACCTGAGGCTACTCGCCTCGACTACCTGTGTCGGTTTGCGGTACGGGTAGAGTATGTTTAAACGCTAGAAGCTTTTCTTGGCAGTGTGACGTCACTAACTTCGCTACTAAACTTCGCTCCCCATCACAGCTCAATGTTATAGAACTAAGCATTTGACTCAGTTCACACCTCACTGCTTAGACAGACACTTCCAATCGTCTGCTTTAGTTAGCCTACTGCGTCCCTCCATCACTACATACTCTAGTACAGGAATATCAACCTGTTGTCCATCGGATACACCTTTCGGTCTCTCCTTAGGTCCCGACTAACCCAGGGCGGACGAGCCTTCCCCTGGAAACCTTAGTCTTACGGTGGACAGGATTCTCACCTGTCTTTCGCTACTCATACCGGCATTCTCACTTCTATGCGTTCCAGCACTCCTCACGGTACACCTTCATCACACATAGAACGCTCTCCTACCATACCTATAAAGGTATCCACAGCTTCGGTAAATTGTTTTAGCCCCGGTACATTTTCGGCGCAGGGTCACTCGACTAGTGAGCTATTACGCACTCTTTGAATGAATAGCTGCTTCTAAGCTAACATCCTAGTTGTCTGTGCAACCCCACATCCTTTTCCACTTAACAATTATTTTGGGACCTTAGCTGGTGGTCTGGGCTGTTTCCCTTTCGACTACGGATCTTAGCACTCGCAGTCTGACTGCCGACCATAATTCATTGGCATTCGGAGTTTATCTGAGATTGGTAATCCGGGATGGACCCCTCACCCAAACAGTGCTCTACCTCCAAGAATCTCTAATGTCGACGCTAGCCCTAAAGCTATTTCGGAGAGAACCAGCTATCTCCAAGTTCGTTTGGAATTTCTCCGCTACCCACAAGTCATCCAAGCACTTTTCAACGTGCCCTGGTTCGGTCCTCCAGTGCGTCTTACCGCACCTTCAACCTGCTCATGGGTAGGTCACATGGTTTCGGGTCTACGTCATGATACTAAGGCGCCCTATTCAGACTCGGTTTCCCTACGGCTCCGTCTCTTCAACTTAACCTCGCATCATAACGTAACTCGCCGGTTCATTCTACAAAAGGCACGCTCTCACCCATTAACGGGCTCGAACTTGTTGTAGGCACACGGTTTCAGGTTCTATTTCACTCCCCTCCCGGGGTGCTTTTCACCTTTCCCTCACGGTACTGGTTCACTATCGGTCACTAGGGAGTATTTAGGGTTGGGAGATGGTCCTCCCAGATTCCGACGGGATTTCACGTGTCCCGCCGTACTCAGGATACTGCTAGGTACAAAGACTATTTTAAATACGAGGCTATTACTCTCTTTGGCTGATCTTCCCAAATCATTCTTCTATAATCTTTGAGTCCACATTGCAGTCCTACAACCCCGAAGAGTAAACTCTTCGGTTTGCCCTCCTGCCGTTTCGCTCGCCGCTACTAAGGCAATCGCTTTTGCTTTCTCTTCCTGCAGCTACTTAGATGTTTCAGTTCACTGCGTCTTCCTCCTCACATCCTTAACAGATGTGGGTAACAGGTAGTACCTGTTGGGTTCCCCCATTCGGAAATCCCTGGATCATCGCTTACTTACAGCTACCCAAGGCATATCGTCGTTTGTCACGTCCTTCTTCGGCTCCTAGTGCCAAGGCATCCACCGTGCGCCCTTATTAACTTAACCTTATTTTTTCTGACCTTTCAGTCATAAACTCTTATTAATACTACAGCGTTTTCGGTTTATTTTCTTGTTACTATTTGATATAGATATTCAATTTTCAATGTGCATTACTTGGTGATCTCTCACCAATGGAGCCTAGCGGGATCGAACCGCTGACCTCCTGCGTGCAAAGCAGGCGCTCTCCCAGCTGAGCTAAGGCCCCACAAGACCTCTCAAGACTAAACAAGACCAATGCGCAGTTCCTTATCCTTAGAAAGGAGGTGATCCAGCCGCACCTTCCGATACGGCTACCTTGTTACGACTTCACCCCAATCATCTATCCCACCTTAGGCGGCTGGCTCCTTACGGTTACCTCACCGACTTCGGGTGTTACAAACTCTCGTGGTGTGACGGGCGGTGTGTACAAGGCCCGGGAACGTATTCACCGCGGCGTGCTGATCCGCGATTACTAGCGATTCCGACTTCATGTAGGCGAGTTGCAGCCTACAATCCGAACTGAGACTGGCTTTAAGAGATTAGCTTGCCGTCACCGGCTTGCGACTCGTTGTACCAGCCATTGTAGCACGTGTGTAGCCCAGGTCATAAGGGGCATGATGATTTGACGTCATCCCCACCTTCCTCCGGTTTATTACCGGCAGTCTCGCTAGAGTGCCCAACTGAATGATGGCAACTAACAATAGGGGTTGCGCTCGTTGCGGGACTTAACCCAACATCTCACGACACGAGCTGACGACAACCATGCACCACCTGTCACCTCTGTCCCGAAGGAAAGCTCTATCTCTAGAGCGGTCAGAGGGATGTCAAGACCTGGTAAGGTTCTTCGCGTTGCTTCGAATTAAACCACATGCTCCACCGCTTGTGCGGGCCCCCGTCAATTCCTTTGAGTTTCAACCTTGCGGTCGTACTCCCCAGGCGGAGTGCTTAATGCGTTAGCTGCGGCACTAAACCCCGGAAAGGGTCTAACACCTAGCACTCATCGTTTACGGCGTGGACTACCAGGGTATCTAATCCTGTTTGCTCCCCACGCTTTCGAGCCTCAGCGTCAGTTACAAGCCAGAGAGCCGCTTTCGCCACCGGTGTTCCTCCATATATCTACGCATTTCACCGCTACACATGGAATTCCACTCTCCCCTCTTGCACTCAAGTTAAACAGTTTCCAAAGCGTACTATGGTTAAGCCACAGCCTTTAACTTCAGACTTATCTAACCGCCTGCGCTCGCTTTACGCCCAATAAATCCGGACAACGCTCGGGACCTACGTATTACCGCGGCTGCTGGCACGTAGTTAGCCGTCCCTTTCTGGTAAGATACCGTCACAGTGTGAACTTTCCACTCTCACACTCGTTCTTCTCTTACAACAGAGCTTTACGATCCGAAAACCTTCTTCACTCACGCGGCGTTGCTCGGTCAGACTTCCGTCCATTGCCGAAGATTCCCTACTGCTGCCTCCCGTAGGAGTCTGGGCCGTGTCTCAGTCCCAGTGTGGCCGATCACCCTCTCAGGTCGGCTATGTATCGTCGCCTTGGTGAGCCGTTACCCCACCAACTAGCTAATACAACGCAGGTCCATCTGGTAGTGATGCAATTGCACCTTTTAAGCAAATGTCATGCAACATCTACTATTATGCGGTATTAGCTATCGTTTCCAATAGTTATCCCCCGCTACCAGGCAGGTTACCTACGCGTTACTCACCCGTTCGCAACTCATCCGGAGAAGCAAGCTCCTCCTTCAGCGTTCTACTTGCATGTATTAGGCACGCCGCCAGCGTTCGTCCTGAGCCAGGATCAAACTCTCATTAAAAGTTTGAGTTCTCACTCATTTCTGTCACTGACAGATTTATTGTTTTTTCATTGTTCAGTACTACAACATTAGTTGTAGTGCCCTGCACATTGGTTCGTCTTGTTCAGTTTTCAAAGGTCTTTGTCATTTGCTTCTCTCAAGTGACAACTATATTAGTATATCACAGTCGCTTTCGCTTGTCAACACTTTTTTGAAACTTTTTTAAACTTTTTTCATCAAGTGTTTCATCTGCAACATACCATAGTCCGTACGGGATTCGAACCCGTGTTACCGCCGTGAAAAGGCGGTGTCTTAACCCCTTGACCAACGGACCAGAGTTGTTATTTTCAACTCTTACTATTATACCGACTTTTTCAAACTTGTCAACTACTTTTTTAAACTTTTTTAATTAATTTTACCACTGCTTCAGTTCGAGCGGTGTGTGGGAACATATCGACCGACTGGATATAATGGAGATCATAGACTTCTACTAACCTTACCAAATCACGAGCCAAGGTCGAAACATTGCAAGAAATATAGACCATTTTTTCTGGTACATAGGTAAGAATTGTATCTAATAACTTGTCATCCAGACCTGTACGTGGTGGATCTACGATCAGAGCATCTGCTCGGTAGCCTTCCTTATACCAGCGAGGAATAATCTCTTCCGCTGTTCCTGCTTCGTAATGTGTGTTGTCAAATCCCATTCTTTTAGCATTTCGCGTAGCATCTTCAATGGCTTCTGGAATAATATCCATACCTCTTAGTGTTTTAACTTTCTTTGCAAAGGCAAAACCAATTGTTCCAACTCCACAATAAGCGTCAATCAAATGGTCTTCTTTATCAACATCCAACGCTTTTACCGCCTCGCTATAGAGGACTTCTGTTTGTTCAGGATTTAGTTGATAGAATGCTCGAGGGGATAGTGAAAATTCATAATCGAGTACACCTTCTTGAATACTCTCTTGTCCCCAGATAATCTCTGTCTTTTCACCATAAATCTCACTGGTTTTAGCTGTATTTGTATTCACAGCTACTGTCACAACTTCTGGAAAATCTTTAACTAAGTCTTTTACTAGTTGGGTTAAATTAAGCTGACGGTTTGTAACAATAATAATCTGAACCTGTCCAGTCTTTCTTGCTCGTCGGACCATTATCGTTCTAACACCTAGAACTTTTCTCTCATCCGTGATTGGAATCTGGTGATAAGTAAGTAATTCTGCTAGACGATTAGCAATCACTTGGGTTTCCTTGTCTTGTACCAGGCAGTCTTTCAACTCTACTAAATAGTGAGAGTTTTGTGCATACAGACCTGCCTTGACCTGATTTTTAAATTTTCGAGTCTGAAATTGTAACTTAGCACGATAGTACTTGGGTTCCTGCATTCCAATCGTCGGGCGGATTTCATAGTTTTCATATCCTGCAGGGGCAAATTTTTTGAGCGCTTGGTGAAGTAAGTCCGTCTTGAACTCCAGCTGCTTATCATAATGCAGATGCATGATTTGGCAGCCTCCGCATTCATTGTAAATAGTACAAGCTGGGACAACACGGAATTTAGACTTCTTGTTGACCTTCAGTAATTTTGCCTCTACAAAGTTACGTTTAATAGAAGTAATCTGACAATAGATATCTTCACCTTTGAGAGCACCAGGCACAAAGACTAAGGTTTTTTGATAAAAGCCGATTCCCTCACCATTAATTCCCATGCGCTTGATTTTTAATGGTATTTTTTGTTTCACTTTCAGATTCATACCCCTATCTTATCACATTTTGAGTTATAATAGAACTATGAAAATCACAAAACTTGAAAAGAAAAAAAGACTCTATCTGATGGAGCTTGATAATGGCGACAAATGCTATATTACTGAAGATACAATTGTTCGTTTTATGTTATCAAGAGATAAGGTGATAAGCGAAGAAGAATTGAAAGATATTCAGGACTTTGCCCAATTTTCTTACGGTAAGAATCTAGCTCTCTACCACTTATCCTTTAAAGCGCGCACTGAAAAAGAAGTCAGAGAATATCTGAAAAAATACGATATTGATGAAAACATCCTTTCTCAAGTCATTATTAATCTTAAAAAAGATAAGTGGATTAATGATGCTCAGTACGCTTATGCTATCATCAATGCCAATCAACTTTCAGGAGACAAGGGGCCTTATGTACTGACTCAGAAACTAACACAAAAAGGGATTTCAAAATCCACTATAGAAGAGATACTGAAAGAATTTGATTTTTCTGAAGTTGCTCAACGTGTAGCTAATAAACTATTGAAAAAATATGAGGGAAAACTTCCAGCTCGTGCCTTGCAAGATAAGATTATCCAGAACTTGACCAACAAGGGGTTTTCCTATTCTGATGCTAAAAGTGCCTTTGACCAGTTGGATAGTCAAGTTGACCAAGAAACGACTCAGGAACTCATCTTCAGGGAACTTGATAAGCAATATGCCAAGTATGCCCGAAAATATGAAGGATACGAACTTAAACAGCGTTTAACCCAAGTTTTAGCACGAAAGGGCTACGATTTTTCGGATATAGCAAGCGCTCTCAGAGAATATCTTTAATATTTTCATGTAAAATTCACAGATTTTAGGTAATTTTATGGTACAATAGTAAACGATAAACTTACAAATTGTAGAAAGTTGGTTAGTTATGAAGCTTCCAAAAGAAGGCGACTTTATTACAATTCAAAGTTATAAGCATGATGGGAGTCTCCACCGAACTTGGCGGGATACCATGGTACTAAAAACAACAGAAAACGCCATTATTGGTGTCAACGATCATACACTGGTTACCGAAAGTGATGGTCGTCGTTGGGTCACTCGAGAACCGGCTATTGTTTACTTTCACAAGAAATATTGGTTTAATATCATTGCCATGATTCGCGATAATGGAATTTCCTACTATTGCAATATGGCTAGCCCCTACTATCTGGATGAAGAAGCACTGAAGTATATTGATTACGATTTGGATGTTAAAATTTTTACAGATGGGGAAAAACGTCTCTTGGATGTTGAGGAGTACGAGCGTCACAAACGCAAAATGAATTATTCTGATGACTTGGACTATATTTTAAAAGAACATGTCAAAATTCTTGTTGATTGGATTAACAATGGACGAGGTCCTTTCTCAGAAGCCTATATAAACATTTGGTACAAGCGCTATGTAGAACTAAAGAATCGGTAAAGTTGTCAAACTAGGGTGAAAGCCCTAGTTTTTTTATTTGAGAAACCCAGCTTTTCAGCTGGGTTGGTCTCTATATATCTAATTTCGTAACAGTAAATTTGATGTGGGAATAGTCTTTTTCAACATCCTTATCCAGCAAGAACGCTGTGGCATCTTTCTTAACCTGAACCAGGTCAATATTCTGGGCTTGTGCTGCATAGACACATCCACAATAACATTGACGGTAAATGTCATACTCTTCACACATCTCTACCGAACGTTTGTAGCCTTGATTTTTCTTGAAATCGCTGGGAAGATAGTGGGTTGTGTAGATTTTTTGCACATCGATTCCGATGCTGTTAATGGTTTGAGAGTTCTTATGAGGACTGATGGTCAAGGCTGAGCCAAAGTAGTCAAAGCCCAAATCCATAGCCACTTGTGCTGTCTTATCCAGTCGGTAGTCAAAGCAAACCTTGCAACGGTCGCCACCTTCTGGCTCTTCTTCCAGTCCTCTGACTAACTTACGATATTCATTTGGTTCGTAGGGAGCTTCTAGGTACTGAACCGTATTTCCTGTCCGCTCATTAAAATCACTAACAAATTTCTTGGTGACGTAAGCCCGCTTATGGTATTCTGCCTTGGGATGGATATTAGAATTGGCAAAATAGATAGTCACGTCTGCATACTTAGTCAAATATTCTAGAGTATAGGTACTGCAAGGGGCACAGCAAACATGCATGAGAATAGTTGGACGTTGCTCATTTTTCTCCCATACTTGTACCATCTTCTGCATGACACGGTCATAATTAATCTTCTGATTGGGGTTCATCTTGCTCAGAATTTCTTCTACATCGATCATGTTTTTCTCCTTTTTCTAATCTTATTTTATCATATAAGTTAGGAGAGCTCAAATCTATTTAGAAGTGAATAGCATAAAAAGGAGGGGTGGGCATTCCCTCCTTTTGTGTTTTTTATAAGTTTTTTCTATAGAAAGCTTACATCATGCCGCCCATCATGCTTGGATCCATTGCTGGAGCTGGGGACACTGGTTCTGGTTTATTGGCTACGACTGCTTCTGTTGTCAAAATCAAACTAGCTACAGATGCTGCATTTTGTAGAGCTGAACGACTCACTTTAACTGGGTCGATAATCCCTTGATCAATCATGTTAACCCATTCGCCAGTTGCTGCGTTGAAGCCTGTACCAACTTCAGCATTTTTCAAACGATCGATAACGATAGAGCCTTCAAATCCAGCATTGTGGGCGATTTGACGGACTGGTTCTTCCAATGCACGGAGAACAATATTGCGGCCTGTTGCTTCGTCTCCTGTCAATTCCAAATCAGCCACGGCTGGGATAACATTTACAAGGGCTGTTCCACCACCTGCAACGATTCCTTCTTCAACAGCTGCACGAGTAGCGTTGAGAGCATCTTCGATGCGAAGTTTCATTTCTTTCAACTCAGTTTCAGTTGCGGCTCCGACCTTAATAACCGCTACACCACCTGACAATTTGGCCAAGCGTTCTTGCAATTTTTCACGGTCAAATTCAGAAGTTGTGGTTTCGATTTGAGACTTAATAACTGCAACGCGGTGTGAAATCGCTTCAGGATTTCCTGCACCTTCTACGATAACCGTGCTATCTTTGTCCACAGTTACTCTCGCTGCTTGACCAAGGGCTTCAATTGTCGCATCTTTCAACTCAAGACCAAGGTCTTCTGTGATAACTGTTCCGCCTGTCAAGATGGCGATATCTTCGAGCATGGCTTTACGACGATCACCAAAACCAGGTGCCTTAACTGCTACTACGTTGAAGGTTCCACGAATCTTGTTCAAAACAAGAGTTGGAAGAGCTTCGCCATCCACATCATCCGCAATAATCAAGAGTGGACGATTGCTTTGGAGAATGCTTTCTAGTAATGGCAAGATTTCTTGGATATTTGAAATCTTCTTATCAGTAATCAAAATGTATGGATTTTCAAGGTCAGCCACCATTTTCTCGCTATCTGTCACCATGTACTGTGAGAGGTAACCGCGGTCGAACTGCATTCCTTCTAC carries:
- a CDS encoding O-antigen ligase family protein; this translates as MKSIGFIEKLKGLSSKELILLGIILSIFLPFYLFVVVFCLYIISLIFTGDMKSILQKMGEHPMLLLFLGYSTVISVFAQNWMGVVASVGIFLFTVFFLHYQSILSHKFFRLILQLVLFGSVLSAAFASLEHFQIVKKFNYAFLSPNMQVWHQNRAEVTFFNPNYYGIICCFCIMIAFYLFTTTKLNWLKVFCVIAGFGNLFGLNFTQNRTAFPAIIAGAIIYLFTTIKNWKAFWLSIGVFAIGLSFLFSSDLGVRMGTLDSSMEERISIWDAGMALFKQNPFWGEGPLTYMHSYPRIHAPYHEHAHSLYIDTILSYGIVGTILLVLSSVAPVRLMMDMSQESGKRPIIGLYLSFLTVVAVHGIFDLALFWIQSGFIFLLVMCSIPLERRTLVSDMTD
- the birA gene encoding bifunctional biotin--[acetyl-CoA-carboxylase] ligase/biotin operon repressor BirA, which translates into the protein MKSYQAVYQILAKETDYISGEKIAEELSLTRTSIWKAIKRLEQEGIEIDSIKNKGYKLVNGDLILPELLEQNLPIKISFKPETRSTQLDAKEAIDLGNEANTLYLASYQTAGRGRFQRSFYSPQGGIYMTLHLKPNLPYDQLPSYTLLVAGAIYKAIKNLTLIDVDIKWVNDIYLKNHKIGGILTEAMTSVETGLVTDIIIGVGINFTIKDFPQELKEKAASLFKVPAPITRNELIIEIWRAFFETPAEELLYLYKKQSFVLGKEVTFTLDQKDYKGLAKDISENGKLLVQCDNGKEIWLNSGEISLKSWK
- the rlmD gene encoding 23S rRNA (uracil(1939)-C(5))-methyltransferase RlmD — its product is MNLKVKQKIPLKIKRMGINGEGIGFYQKTLVFVPGALKGEDIYCQITSIKRNFVEAKLLKVNKKSKFRVVPACTIYNECGGCQIMHLHYDKQLEFKTDLLHQALKKFAPAGYENYEIRPTIGMQEPKYYRAKLQFQTRKFKNQVKAGLYAQNSHYLVELKDCLVQDKETQVIANRLAELLTYHQIPITDERKVLGVRTIMVRRARKTGQVQIIIVTNRQLNLTQLVKDLVKDFPEVVTVAVNTNTAKTSEIYGEKTEIIWGQESIQEGVLDYEFSLSPRAFYQLNPEQTEVLYSEAVKALDVDKEDHLIDAYCGVGTIGFAFAKKVKTLRGMDIIPEAIEDATRNAKRMGFDNTHYEAGTAEEIIPRWYKEGYRADALIVDPPRTGLDDKLLDTILTYVPEKMVYISCNVSTLARDLVRLVEVYDLHYIQSVDMFPHTARTEAVVKLIKKV
- the recX gene encoding recombination regulator RecX, whose protein sequence is MKITKLEKKKRLYLMELDNGDKCYITEDTIVRFMLSRDKVISEEELKDIQDFAQFSYGKNLALYHLSFKARTEKEVREYLKKYDIDENILSQVIINLKKDKWINDAQYAYAIINANQLSGDKGPYVLTQKLTQKGISKSTIEEILKEFDFSEVAQRVANKLLKKYEGKLPARALQDKIIQNLTNKGFSYSDAKSAFDQLDSQVDQETTQELIFRELDKQYAKYARKYEGYELKQRLTQVLARKGYDFSDIASALREYL
- a CDS encoding DUF402 domain-containing protein; translation: MKLPKEGDFITIQSYKHDGSLHRTWRDTMVLKTTENAIIGVNDHTLVTESDGRRWVTREPAIVYFHKKYWFNIIAMIRDNGISYYCNMASPYYLDEEALKYIDYDLDVKIFTDGEKRLLDVEEYERHKRKMNYSDDLDYILKEHVKILVDWINNGRGPFSEAYINIWYKRYVELKNR
- a CDS encoding epoxyqueuosine reductase QueH; protein product: MIDVEEILSKMNPNQKINYDRVMQKMVQVWEKNEQRPTILMHVCCAPCSTYTLEYLTKYADVTIYFANSNIHPKAEYHKRAYVTKKFVSDFNERTGNTVQYLEAPYEPNEYRKLVRGLEEEPEGGDRCKVCFDYRLDKTAQVAMDLGFDYFGSALTISPHKNSQTINSIGIDVQKIYTTHYLPSDFKKNQGYKRSVEMCEEYDIYRQCYCGCVYAAQAQNIDLVQVKKDATAFLLDKDVEKDYSHIKFTVTKLDI